A genomic stretch from Sphingomonas sp. HDW15A includes:
- the rpoH gene encoding RNA polymerase sigma factor RpoH produces the protein MAQVKGAISIPASGGEAGLNRYLAEIKKFPILAPEEEYMLAKRWREHNDTEAAAKLVNSHLRLVAKIAMGYRGYGLPVSELISEGNIGLMQGVKKFEPDRGFRLATYAMWWIRASIQEFILRSWSLVKMGTTAAQKKLFFNLRRMKNQIDAFEEGDLKPEAVKKIATDLGVTEDEVISMNRRMGMGGDTSLNAPLRSSEDGEGQWQDFLVSEAPLQDEVLGDEEERQVRRQLLAEAMGSLNEREKHILVERRLSEEPKTLEDLSQVYGVSRERIRQIEVRAFEKLQAALLKLAGEQRLLPAA, from the coding sequence ATGGCTCAGGTTAAAGGCGCGATCTCGATCCCCGCTTCGGGCGGGGAAGCCGGGCTCAACCGCTATCTCGCCGAAATCAAGAAATTCCCGATCCTCGCGCCCGAGGAAGAGTATATGCTCGCCAAGCGCTGGCGTGAGCATAACGACACCGAGGCAGCCGCGAAGCTCGTCAACAGCCACCTGCGCCTCGTCGCCAAGATCGCCATGGGCTATCGTGGCTACGGCCTGCCGGTCAGCGAGCTGATCAGCGAGGGCAACATCGGCCTCATGCAGGGCGTCAAGAAATTCGAGCCGGACCGGGGCTTTCGCCTCGCTACCTACGCGATGTGGTGGATCCGGGCTTCCATCCAGGAATTCATCCTACGCTCCTGGAGCCTCGTGAAGATGGGCACCACAGCTGCCCAGAAGAAGCTGTTCTTCAACCTTCGCCGGATGAAGAACCAGATCGACGCTTTCGAGGAAGGCGACCTCAAGCCCGAAGCGGTCAAGAAGATTGCCACCGATCTCGGCGTGACCGAGGACGAAGTGATCTCGATGAACCGCCGCATGGGCATGGGCGGCGACACCAGCCTGAACGCCCCGCTTCGCAGCAGCGAAGACGGCGAAGGCCAGTGGCAGGACTTCCTTGTCAGTGAGGCACCGCTTCAGGACGAGGTGCTCGGCGATGAGGAGGAGCGCCAGGTCCGTCGCCAACTGCTCGCCGAAGCCATGGGCAGTCTCAACGAGCGCGAGAAGCATATTCTCGTCGAACGGAGGCTGTCCGAAGAGCCGAAGACACTCGAGGATTTAAGCCAGGTCTATGGCGTCAGCCGCGAGCGCATTCGCCAGATCGAGGTGCGCGCTTTCGAGAAGCTCCAGGCGGCGCTGCTAAAGCTGGCCGGCGAGCAGCGTCTACTTCCGGCCGCCTGA
- a CDS encoding RluA family pseudouridine synthase, translating into MAGGQQIIEVALSDAYAGWRLDRALADAVPSLSRERLKALVKSGALTREGKAFRDPALKVSGDEAFNLAVPEPEPAHNEAQDIPLKIVFEDEHLLVIDKPAGLVVHPAAGNRDGTLVNALLHHCAGQLSGIGGVARPGIVHRIDKDTSGLLVVAKTDTAHEGLARQFAAHSIGRRYLAIVRGVPTSAGGTIDASLARSSQNRKKIAIVPEGRGKRAVTHWKLLRALKQAALVECRLETGRTHQVRVHMASIGHPLLGDPVYGSGKSGHRELLNALDFRRQALHAEGLEFTHPVTKVRLSFESALPPDMQELFNRLGV; encoded by the coding sequence ATGGCCGGGGGGCAACAGATTATCGAAGTCGCACTGAGCGACGCTTACGCCGGCTGGCGGCTGGACCGCGCCTTGGCAGACGCCGTGCCGTCCCTTTCCCGTGAGCGATTGAAGGCCTTGGTGAAGTCCGGGGCACTTACAAGGGAGGGGAAGGCCTTCCGCGATCCGGCGCTTAAGGTTTCCGGAGACGAAGCATTCAATCTTGCCGTTCCAGAGCCGGAGCCGGCGCACAACGAGGCGCAGGACATTCCGCTCAAGATTGTTTTCGAGGACGAGCACCTGCTGGTGATCGACAAGCCTGCCGGCCTTGTCGTCCATCCCGCCGCTGGCAACCGCGACGGGACCCTTGTCAACGCCCTCCTCCACCATTGCGCAGGGCAGCTGAGCGGGATTGGCGGAGTTGCGCGACCCGGCATTGTCCATCGTATCGATAAGGACACGTCCGGCTTGCTCGTCGTGGCGAAGACCGACACGGCGCACGAAGGCTTGGCCAGGCAGTTCGCCGCGCACAGCATCGGCCGACGCTACCTCGCCATCGTAAGGGGCGTGCCGACCTCGGCTGGCGGAACGATCGACGCGTCTCTCGCCCGCTCGTCGCAGAACCGCAAGAAAATCGCCATCGTCCCCGAAGGCCGCGGCAAGCGCGCCGTGACCCACTGGAAACTACTTAGAGCGCTCAAGCAGGCTGCGCTGGTAGAGTGTCGCCTGGAAACCGGACGTACCCACCAGGTCCGCGTCCACATGGCGTCAATTGGCCATCCGCTGCTCGGTGACCCGGTCTACGGCAGTGGGAAAAGCGGTCACAGAGAGTTGCTTAATGCGTTGGACTTCCGCCGGCAGGCGCTGCACGCTGAAGGGCTGGAATTCACGCACCCGGTTACGAAGGTACGTTTGTCGTTCGAAAGCGCCCTTCCGCCGGATATGCAGGAACTGTTCAACCGGCTTGGTGTATAG
- a CDS encoding histidine phosphotransferase family protein, which produces MNAIDLASLLCSRLCHDLLSPVGALNNGLELMADEQDPEMRERCLELLAESAKASANKLKFFRLAFGAGGGYGASIDTQEARAALEGLFGGDHKVDLGWMVSADSLSKNATKLLLNLALIAGDALVRGGRLDVGVEVADGRLELVIRGEGPRILLDPKIRETIIKGSANGEVEPRAAGAWLAYTLATEAGGSIRLSDPSDDVLMIGATLPA; this is translated from the coding sequence ATGAACGCGATAGATCTCGCCAGTTTGCTTTGTTCTCGGCTTTGCCATGACCTGCTGTCGCCAGTGGGTGCTCTCAATAACGGCCTCGAATTGATGGCGGACGAGCAGGACCCGGAAATGCGGGAACGCTGCCTCGAACTGCTCGCGGAGAGCGCAAAAGCCAGCGCCAACAAGCTCAAGTTCTTCCGTTTGGCATTCGGAGCCGGGGGCGGATACGGCGCTTCAATCGATACGCAGGAAGCGCGCGCTGCGCTCGAAGGCCTGTTCGGCGGCGATCACAAGGTCGATCTCGGCTGGATGGTATCTGCGGATAGCCTGTCCAAGAACGCCACCAAGCTGCTCCTGAACCTCGCGCTTATCGCAGGGGACGCGCTGGTGCGCGGTGGGCGGCTCGACGTGGGGGTCGAGGTAGCCGATGGACGGCTCGAACTGGTGATCCGCGGGGAGGGACCCAGGATTCTGCTGGATCCCAAGATCCGTGAGACGATCATCAAGGGCAGCGCGAATGGCGAGGTGGAGCCGCGAGCAGCGGGGGCGTGGCTGGCTTATACGCTGGCGACCGAAGCCGGGGGTTCGATCAGGCTGTCCGACCCCTCAGACGATGTCCTGATGATCGGGGCAACGCTCCCCGCCTGA
- a CDS encoding chemotaxis protein CheA, translated as MDDLIADFVAECREMLEALGGEIVAWEASPDDRARLDSIFRFVHTVKGNCGFFDFPRLEALSHAAEDTLADVRAGRRATDAALVSAVLAVIDRIGDMVSSIDRGEGIPEGDDSDLIQALSAESEPQTVAAPVVAPETKGQVQQQGAAPRTIRLSVELLDRMMSGVSDMVLARNELARRLRVTETEVEVDGAFERLSGIIAEMRDAVTRTRMQRIENLFIALPRMVRDLSAELGKQVLVDIEGGDVELDREMIEMIRDPLTHIIRNAVDHGIETPAERLKAGKREIGLLSVCARQSGNQILIDIVDDGKGIDGSKLVQKAVAAGVMEAAEAARLSAREQLALVFEAGLSTAKEVTAISGRGVGMDVVRSNIERIGGTVEVDSATGTGTRMTLRVPLTLTIIPALTVSIGSQHFAIPRAAIDEIVRANGSSVTLDHLGGAGVATIRGRRVPEISLAEVLGLASEVPDEERTLVVIRPAGGDVYALAVDRIHDHEELVVKPAAPAVMATGLYAGTTLADDGSPILLFDPAGLAEVGGIRLEAQERAARIVDNAADTDVVRDDNVLLFKTLDGRRCAVRLALVDRIDEVPAAAIGQSAGQTRVQLGEAILPLAGTVPEGVEKIRVFRLSDGSSEIGYAFGEVIDLVAIDAEVIPAASSGEVAGVTLLAGEPAELLDAHWLFATHAGEARTDSPPAICRIPSGDPWMQNMLRPIVEAAGYRVVGDKDECDADLVIVSDDTQRPQAKDGRVLVLRNDPECAEGTDSIYRYDRAALIHALKTVSASGGGR; from the coding sequence ATGGACGACCTGATTGCCGATTTCGTGGCGGAATGCCGGGAAATGCTGGAAGCCCTTGGCGGCGAAATCGTCGCCTGGGAGGCGAGCCCAGACGACCGTGCTCGGCTCGATTCCATCTTCCGCTTCGTCCACACGGTGAAGGGCAACTGCGGCTTCTTCGATTTTCCGCGCCTCGAGGCGCTGAGCCATGCCGCCGAAGACACTTTGGCCGACGTTCGCGCTGGCCGCCGCGCCACCGACGCGGCACTGGTGAGCGCTGTGCTGGCCGTCATCGACCGGATTGGCGACATGGTCTCGTCCATCGACCGGGGTGAAGGCATCCCGGAGGGCGACGACAGCGATTTAATCCAGGCTCTTTCTGCCGAGAGTGAGCCACAAACCGTGGCCGCACCGGTTGTTGCCCCGGAAACCAAGGGCCAAGTGCAGCAACAGGGGGCGGCACCGCGCACCATCCGCCTCTCGGTTGAGCTCCTCGATCGCATGATGTCCGGCGTCAGTGACATGGTGCTAGCGCGCAATGAGCTGGCGCGTCGTCTTCGGGTCACCGAAACCGAGGTCGAGGTCGATGGCGCTTTCGAACGTCTCTCCGGGATCATCGCAGAGATGCGTGACGCGGTGACCCGCACGCGCATGCAAAGGATCGAGAATCTTTTCATCGCCTTGCCGCGGATGGTCCGGGATCTATCGGCCGAGCTTGGCAAGCAGGTCCTGGTCGATATCGAAGGCGGCGACGTCGAGCTCGATCGTGAGATGATCGAGATGATCCGCGATCCGTTGACCCACATCATTCGCAACGCCGTCGATCACGGCATCGAGACGCCCGCCGAACGACTGAAGGCCGGCAAACGGGAAATTGGGCTGCTGAGCGTTTGCGCGCGCCAGTCCGGCAACCAGATCCTGATAGACATCGTCGACGACGGTAAAGGCATCGACGGCTCGAAGCTGGTCCAGAAGGCCGTAGCGGCAGGGGTGATGGAGGCGGCTGAGGCCGCTCGGCTCTCTGCACGTGAGCAACTCGCGCTGGTATTCGAGGCGGGACTGTCTACCGCAAAGGAAGTCACGGCCATTTCAGGCCGCGGGGTCGGTATGGACGTCGTCCGTTCCAACATCGAGCGGATCGGTGGCACCGTCGAGGTGGACTCGGCCACTGGCACCGGTACACGAATGACCCTTCGCGTTCCGTTGACGCTGACGATCATCCCGGCGCTTACTGTGTCCATAGGCAGCCAGCACTTCGCTATTCCGCGTGCCGCCATTGACGAGATCGTGCGCGCCAACGGCTCATCGGTCACGCTCGACCATCTCGGCGGGGCAGGGGTCGCGACCATCCGCGGCCGCCGTGTCCCGGAAATCTCGCTTGCGGAAGTCCTCGGACTTGCCAGCGAAGTGCCTGACGAGGAGCGCACCTTGGTCGTCATTCGACCGGCAGGCGGCGACGTCTATGCACTTGCGGTCGACCGCATCCACGACCACGAGGAGCTGGTCGTAAAGCCAGCGGCTCCGGCGGTGATGGCAACCGGGCTCTATGCCGGCACAACCCTCGCTGACGATGGCAGTCCTATTCTGCTGTTTGATCCTGCCGGTCTCGCCGAAGTCGGTGGAATCCGCCTCGAGGCGCAGGAGCGTGCTGCACGCATCGTCGACAATGCGGCCGACACGGACGTTGTGCGCGATGACAATGTGCTGCTCTTCAAGACGCTGGACGGCCGACGCTGTGCGGTCCGCCTGGCCCTGGTCGATCGCATCGACGAAGTTCCGGCCGCCGCCATTGGGCAATCCGCCGGCCAGACCCGGGTCCAGCTTGGCGAGGCGATCCTTCCGCTCGCCGGGACCGTTCCGGAAGGCGTAGAGAAAATCAGGGTTTTCCGATTGAGCGACGGTTCAAGCGAGATCGGATACGCCTTTGGCGAGGTCATCGACCTCGTGGCCATCGATGCCGAGGTCATCCCCGCCGCGTCGTCTGGCGAGGTCGCCGGTGTTACTTTGCTCGCTGGCGAGCCAGCTGAACTTCTCGACGCCCACTGGCTTTTCGCGACCCACGCCGGGGAAGCGCGCACCGATAGTCCACCGGCAATTTGCCGGATCCCAAGCGGAGACCCCTGGATGCAGAACATGCTCCGCCCGATCGTCGAGGCGGCAGGCTATCGTGTTGTCGGCGACAAGGATGAGTGCGACGCGGACCTCGTCATCGTCTCTGATGACACGCAGCGCCCACAAGCAAAGGATGGCCGGGTGCTGGTCCTTCGCAATGACCCGGAATGCGCCGAGGGTACGGACAGCATCTACCGCTACGACCGAGCGGCCCTGATCCACGCGCTGAAAACCGTATCCGCAAGCGGAGGGGGACGATGA
- a CDS encoding CheW domain-containing protein: MSQLLLIASIAGSRVALPAALVESVVELEALIAVPRAPAHVAGLSALRSRVLTVIDTQRSLGLGESDCSDGIREAAVVEIDGHHYALIVDSVEDVVEGLSEPVAVRAAMGEGWERASLGMVETEEGPLLLIDIAAIVSGAPSESKAA; the protein is encoded by the coding sequence ATGAGCCAGCTTCTTCTCATTGCGTCGATCGCCGGCAGCCGCGTGGCCTTGCCTGCCGCGTTGGTCGAATCGGTTGTGGAACTTGAGGCGCTGATCGCTGTTCCACGCGCCCCCGCCCATGTCGCGGGTCTGAGCGCCCTGCGCAGCAGGGTGCTGACTGTGATCGACACGCAGCGTTCGCTCGGGCTCGGTGAGAGCGACTGCAGCGACGGCATCCGCGAGGCCGCCGTCGTCGAGATCGATGGGCATCACTACGCCCTGATCGTCGATAGCGTCGAGGATGTGGTGGAGGGCCTCTCGGAGCCCGTCGCTGTCCGCGCCGCAATGGGCGAAGGGTGGGAACGCGCCTCGCTGGGGATGGTGGAGACCGAGGAGGGGCCCCTGCTCCTGATCGACATCGCCGCAATCGTCTCGGGTGCCCCATCCGAGAGCAAGGCAGCTTAA
- a CDS encoding response regulator, translating to MKTCLIVDDSKVIRKVARHILETLEFQVEEAGDGREALTRCEEAMPDVVLLDWNMPVMSGMEFLKLLRQRGHGDQPKVVFCTTENDMAHIRAALEAGADEYVMKPFDRETLHIKLQLVGVA from the coding sequence ATGAAAACGTGCCTGATCGTTGACGATAGCAAGGTGATCCGAAAGGTCGCCCGCCACATCCTCGAAACGCTGGAATTCCAGGTCGAAGAGGCTGGTGACGGTCGTGAGGCTCTGACCCGCTGCGAAGAGGCGATGCCCGACGTCGTCCTGCTTGACTGGAACATGCCAGTCATGAGCGGGATGGAGTTCCTAAAGCTGCTTCGGCAGCGGGGACATGGCGACCAGCCGAAAGTCGTTTTCTGCACCACCGAGAACGACATGGCGCACATCCGCGCCGCGCTCGAAGCTGGTGCCGACGAGTACGTAATGAAGCCGTTCGACCGCGAGACCTTGCATATCAAGCTCCAGCTGGTCGGCGTCGCCTGA
- the cheB gene encoding chemotaxis-specific protein-glutamate methyltransferase CheB, producing MSTALAVDRGRGSPQGQPPIRLMIVDDSMVARAVLSRMIESDGGFEIVAVAGTAEDAIETLAKTRVDVVMLDLEMPGAGGLRSIPAILEAARGAQVLIVSTLAEEGADATVAALSMGAADTLPKPGTGRFNGTFSEVLLGKLRTLGRTKFEPFTRPADEPSRPAPAPHPMVDGPVRLLALGASTGGIHALGTFFHHLPDRIGAPILVTQHLPEPFMAVFARQLGVSARREALIAEDGLRLLPDRVVIAPGDASIRVDMHAGHLIVRLERERSASGCLPSVDPMLASAGAMLGREALGVVFSGMGRDGLEGSRALVSAGGCVMVQDEASCAVWGMPRAVTEAGLPSAILPPKAIAERIADRIREAS from the coding sequence ATGTCCACCGCGCTCGCAGTAGATCGAGGACGCGGTTCGCCCCAGGGGCAGCCGCCGATTCGCCTGATGATCGTCGACGATTCGATGGTCGCGCGGGCCGTCTTGTCGCGGATGATCGAAAGCGACGGCGGGTTCGAGATCGTGGCGGTGGCAGGAACCGCGGAAGACGCCATCGAAACTCTGGCCAAGACGCGCGTGGACGTGGTGATGCTCGACCTCGAGATGCCAGGCGCAGGCGGTCTTCGTTCGATCCCTGCAATCCTCGAGGCCGCGCGGGGCGCCCAGGTGTTGATTGTTTCTACGCTTGCCGAGGAGGGCGCCGACGCGACCGTCGCAGCGCTTTCGATGGGCGCCGCCGATACCCTTCCGAAGCCCGGCACGGGCCGGTTCAACGGCACTTTCTCCGAGGTCTTGCTGGGTAAGCTCAGGACCCTTGGGCGGACGAAGTTCGAGCCGTTCACCAGGCCCGCCGACGAGCCCAGTCGGCCCGCACCGGCGCCGCACCCAATGGTCGATGGCCCGGTCCGGCTGCTCGCTCTGGGTGCATCGACTGGTGGCATTCACGCTCTTGGTACCTTCTTCCATCACCTGCCCGACCGGATCGGAGCGCCGATTCTCGTCACGCAGCACTTGCCCGAACCGTTCATGGCAGTCTTCGCTCGCCAGCTCGGGGTTTCTGCCCGGCGCGAGGCGCTGATCGCGGAAGACGGCCTTCGTCTTCTTCCTGACCGGGTGGTAATCGCCCCGGGGGATGCCAGCATAAGAGTCGACATGCATGCCGGCCACCTCATCGTGAGGCTAGAGCGCGAGCGTTCCGCGAGTGGCTGCCTGCCGTCGGTCGACCCGATGCTCGCCTCTGCGGGTGCAATGCTCGGCCGCGAGGCCCTTGGGGTGGTCTTCTCAGGTATGGGCAGGGACGGGCTGGAAGGCTCGCGAGCCCTGGTTTCCGCAGGTGGCTGTGTCATGGTCCAGGACGAGGCAAGCTGCGCAGTTTGGGGCATGCCGCGTGCCGTCACCGAGGCCGGCCTGCCGTCGGCGATCCTTCCGCCCAAAGCGATCGCGGAGCGTATCGCCGACCGAATTCGCGAGGCCTCATGA
- a CDS encoding protein-glutamate O-methyltransferase CheR: protein MNVSDSSCRILAGLLEARTGQQLTMSRRWRLETALSSLLRERGISNLDELITILVMGKEPALASLVVEALLNNETYFFRDRVPFDSLQAKMLAELADARKDKRTLRIWSAGCSTGQETYSLAMLFAEQPLKWQGWTIDIVGTDVSGQAIRRAREGSYTQFEVQRGLGVTQMIRWFEEHGDQWRAAQQLRSNVRFAVHNLLDPPLGGEQKYDVILCRNVLLYLSPEKRTLAFERLASALAPDGALMLGAGETVIGQTERFAADRVNRGFYRRTDHEQADRRVA, encoded by the coding sequence ATGAACGTCAGTGACAGTAGTTGCCGGATCCTCGCCGGGTTGCTCGAGGCTCGTACCGGCCAACAGCTGACAATGAGTCGACGCTGGCGATTGGAAACTGCGCTTTCGTCGCTGCTTCGCGAACGCGGCATCTCTAATCTGGACGAGCTCATTACCATCCTCGTCATGGGGAAGGAGCCTGCCCTTGCATCCCTTGTCGTCGAGGCGCTGTTGAACAACGAAACCTACTTTTTCCGCGACCGGGTGCCGTTCGACTCGCTCCAGGCAAAAATGCTCGCCGAACTCGCGGACGCCCGAAAGGACAAGCGCACGCTTCGCATTTGGTCAGCAGGCTGCTCGACGGGGCAAGAGACCTATTCGCTGGCAATGCTGTTCGCCGAACAGCCTCTCAAGTGGCAGGGCTGGACCATCGACATCGTCGGGACCGACGTTTCTGGCCAGGCGATCCGCAGGGCGCGGGAAGGGAGCTACACCCAATTCGAAGTTCAGCGCGGCCTCGGCGTGACCCAGATGATCCGCTGGTTCGAGGAGCATGGCGACCAGTGGCGCGCGGCCCAGCAGCTCCGCAGCAATGTCCGCTTTGCCGTTCACAACCTGCTCGATCCGCCGCTCGGCGGTGAACAGAAATATGACGTCATCCTTTGTCGCAACGTGCTGTTGTACCTCAGTCCCGAGAAGCGCACGCTGGCGTTTGAGCGGTTGGCCTCGGCGCTTGCTCCGGACGGAGCGCTGATGCTCGGGGCAGGGGAAACGGTGATCGGGCAGACCGAGCGCTTCGCGGCAGACCGTGTCAATCGCGGCTTCTATCGTCGGACCGACCACGAACAGGCGGATAGGCGCGTGGCCTGA
- a CDS encoding N-acetylmuramoyl-L-alanine amidase encodes MKIIDCPSPNFDERALPVTMVVLHYTGMPDFQGALDRMTSPDAKVSAHYCIDEDGTVYRLVDEEKRAWHAGKSYWRGITDVNSASIGIEIVNPGHEFGYRAFPDEQIASLLPLLSDIKDRHGITRGNIVGHSDIAPARKEDPGELFPWWELAKRRLALPSPTRDLLDPFWTDAAFLLALERFGYDVTDQQKAVIAFQRRFRPDLIDGIIDGECRAKLLALLLPRPQ; translated from the coding sequence ATGAAGATCATCGATTGTCCCTCGCCCAATTTCGACGAGCGGGCGCTCCCGGTCACGATGGTCGTCCTTCATTATACCGGTATGCCCGACTTCCAGGGCGCGCTCGATCGGATGACATCCCCCGATGCAAAGGTGTCGGCACATTACTGCATCGACGAGGATGGTACCGTCTATCGCCTGGTCGATGAAGAGAAGCGGGCATGGCACGCGGGCAAGAGTTACTGGCGCGGCATCACGGACGTGAACAGCGCGAGCATCGGCATCGAGATCGTCAATCCCGGTCACGAGTTCGGCTACCGTGCGTTCCCCGACGAGCAGATTGCGTCGCTTTTGCCCTTACTATCCGACATCAAGGACCGGCACGGAATCACCCGGGGCAACATTGTCGGCCACTCCGATATCGCGCCGGCGCGCAAGGAAGATCCTGGCGAGCTTTTCCCCTGGTGGGAACTGGCGAAACGGCGGCTGGCATTGCCGAGCCCCACTCGAGATCTCTTGGATCCTTTCTGGACCGACGCGGCTTTCCTGCTTGCCCTCGAAAGATTCGGCTACGACGTGACTGACCAACAAAAGGCGGTCATTGCCTTCCAGCGTCGCTTTCGTCCTGATCTGATCGACGGGATCATCGACGGCGAATGCCGCGCGAAGCTCCTGGCCTTGTTACTGCCAAGGCCGCAGTAA
- a CDS encoding FMN-binding glutamate synthase family protein, which yields MSRGASPLFFTRFTALALSAVTAIVSGYYLPGVWAIPLFLLSASLTAVGLYDLFQPLHSVRRNYPIIGHLRWFFEEIRPELRQYLIEGEHDETPFSRSQRSLVYARSKNESSERAFGTLLDVYENGYEFIGHSTRPAPVSDPALFRLVIGNSECRQPYSASIFNISAMSFGSLSANAILALNKGAQMGNFAHDTGEGSISPHHRAHGGDLIWEIGSGYFGCRTADGNFDPVRFAEQAASPQVKMIEIKLSQGAKPGHGGILPAKKVTEEISLTRGVPMDEDCISPSRHRAFSTPLEFVEFLQKLRNLSKGKPVGFKLCIGHPWEFMGIVKAMKATGIYPDFIVVDGAEGGTGATPLEFADHLGMPMRESLLFVHNTLVGTGIRNRIKIGAAGKVVSAFDIAAVMALGADWTNAARGFMFALGCIQSRTCHTNRCPVGVATQDPIRQRALVVPDKAERVFNFHRNTLAALAEMIAAAGLEHPEQLGPHHLVRRVSLTEIRLFSQLHIFLKDGELLSDDHSRDFYSAAWRHARAESFQLATH from the coding sequence ATGAGCCGGGGAGCTTCTCCATTGTTTTTCACGCGTTTCACGGCGCTGGCGCTTAGCGCCGTCACAGCCATCGTCTCCGGGTATTACCTTCCGGGTGTGTGGGCAATTCCGCTGTTCTTGCTGTCCGCTTCTCTCACGGCGGTCGGGCTGTACGACCTGTTTCAGCCGCTGCACTCGGTTCGCCGAAACTATCCCATCATTGGCCACCTTCGCTGGTTCTTTGAGGAAATCCGGCCCGAGCTTCGCCAGTACCTGATCGAGGGCGAGCATGACGAGACGCCTTTCTCTCGGAGCCAGCGATCCCTTGTCTATGCCCGGTCCAAGAACGAGAGCAGCGAACGCGCGTTCGGGACTTTGCTCGATGTCTACGAGAATGGCTACGAGTTCATCGGTCACTCGACCCGCCCCGCGCCGGTGAGTGACCCGGCACTTTTTCGGCTCGTGATTGGCAATTCCGAATGCCGACAGCCCTATTCCGCATCGATCTTCAACATATCCGCCATGAGCTTCGGCTCGCTAAGCGCCAACGCAATCCTCGCTCTCAACAAGGGCGCCCAGATGGGGAACTTCGCTCATGATACGGGCGAAGGCAGCATAAGTCCTCACCATCGCGCGCACGGTGGGGATCTCATCTGGGAAATCGGAAGCGGCTATTTCGGCTGTCGCACGGCCGACGGAAACTTCGATCCTGTGCGCTTTGCCGAGCAGGCCGCCAGCCCCCAAGTGAAGATGATCGAGATCAAGCTGAGCCAGGGCGCGAAGCCGGGACACGGAGGTATTCTTCCCGCCAAAAAGGTCACCGAAGAAATTTCCCTGACCCGCGGCGTGCCGATGGACGAGGATTGCATCTCGCCATCACGTCACCGCGCATTCTCAACGCCGCTGGAGTTCGTGGAATTCCTTCAGAAGCTCCGGAATCTATCGAAGGGCAAGCCCGTCGGATTCAAGCTTTGCATCGGCCATCCCTGGGAATTCATGGGCATCGTGAAGGCGATGAAGGCAACCGGAATCTATCCCGATTTCATCGTCGTCGACGGCGCCGAGGGCGGTACGGGCGCGACGCCACTGGAGTTCGCCGACCACCTTGGAATGCCCATGCGCGAAAGCTTGCTCTTCGTACACAACACGCTTGTCGGGACCGGTATCCGCAATCGCATCAAAATCGGCGCAGCTGGCAAGGTCGTGAGCGCGTTCGATATCGCCGCCGTCATGGCCTTGGGCGCCGACTGGACCAATGCCGCGCGCGGTTTCATGTTCGCCTTGGGATGCATCCAGTCGCGCACGTGCCACACCAATCGATGCCCCGTTGGCGTTGCGACTCAAGACCCGATCCGGCAGCGTGCTCTCGTCGTTCCCGACAAGGCTGAGCGGGTCTTCAACTTTCATCGCAACACGCTGGCGGCGCTTGCCGAGATGATCGCCGCTGCGGGTCTGGAGCACCCCGAGCAATTGGGTCCCCATCACCTGGTACGCCGGGTAAGCCTCACGGAAATTCGCCTGTTCTCACAGCTTCACATCTTCCTCAAAGATGGCGAGCTCCTCTCTGATGACCACAGCAGAGATTTCTACAGTGCTGCCTGGAGGCACGCGCGCGCAGAAAGTTTCCAGCTAGCGACGCACTAA
- a CDS encoding GreA/GreB family elongation factor, with protein sequence MGSEVEFIDDRNGQLHKVTIVLPGQANIAEGRISILTPMGIALYGLRANSSIEWPDLQGNDRRLRILKVTQPDNLR encoded by the coding sequence ATGGGTTCGGAAGTCGAGTTCATCGATGATAGAAACGGGCAACTGCACAAGGTCACAATTGTGCTTCCGGGCCAGGCGAATATTGCAGAGGGACGGATTTCGATCCTCACTCCGATGGGCATTGCGCTTTATGGTCTTCGCGCAAATAGCTCGATTGAATGGCCTGATCTTCAAGGCAACGATCGTCGTCTGCGCATCTTGAAGGTCACTCAGCCGGACAACCTTCGCTAG